The segment TAAAGTCATTACATAAGAAGACTAGCTTAAGCAACATTAAGCAttcaaaaatatctaaatttgtatcttcttttttttttccttcctaACTGGTCCGCTAGCTACCCCTTTATCCTATCTATATATGCTTGATTGGTCCCTTCCTCTTCATAGCGTAGCCACGTGGTGATCAGAGCGTTcaattaagtattttttatttaataaaatcagatatacaaataaatgatatataaaataatgaaaatgggtcaaaaatatctttaaattattagaaataactcaaatatatccttgaactatatttcggctcaaatatacccttgaactatatttcggctcaaatatacccttcTCCTCAAGTTATAGGGTCAAAAATACTCTTCTCATTAACAGGATATGTTAAACACCACTTGGATGCCATGTGGATACCACATGGCATGCCACATAAGCCAATTGAGTTTCACTCATGCCACGTAGAAAATAAACATTCCCTTAATTTTCCCAATTTTCTCTATTTCccttagaatttagaaacgaTTTCACTGAAGAACATAGAACCCCTTTCCCTTAGAACTTATGTATTTTGTGAAATCTCTAAGGAAATGGAGAAATGAGGAAAGAGGTTTTATATTCTTCAGTGAAATCGTTTCTAAATTCTACGGAGAATAGAGAAAATTGGGGAAATTAGGGGTAAGTTTATTGGTCTACGTTGCATGAGTAGAACTCTAATAACTTATGTGGCATGTCATGTGACATCTAAGTGACATCTAAGTGGCATTTAACCGATCCTGTTAATGAGAAGGATATTTTTGACCCTATAATTTGACGGTAAAGGTAGATTTGAACcgaaatatacttcaagagTATATTTGAGCTATTTCTGATAgttcaagaatatttttaacACTTTTTCGATGAAATGATTAATGTCTTTAATACAAATTAGTTATTGTAGGACAGTTATCTCACCTTCTTAGAAtgagattttttgaaaaaagttttactattatattatttatgaacACCCTTTATAAATTTTCTTGCTTCGTCACTATTTTCATACCCAAGATAATCTTATGTTCATGTGtaatctttaatatttttcatgtataaaaaaaatactttaggaGTAAAAGAAAATGCCAAAAATGTCAAGGTCATGTCTTTAGATGCTTTGTACCAGGTTGGGGGGGAGAACACCATGTGACTCCCATCCAGCTTCTGTCTTCATCTTCCCCACCAAAATAGTTTCTATTTATAgaacttgtaaaaataatttatttattttcatatttatctattcattactttaaaaataaatttttattatttattgttttttattatattttatctttgtattaattattattaaattattttttaaaacttaatacTAAATATCaagtaatataaaaatttatagtaaatattatttcttaaacgATATAcagtaaaaatgaaagaaataataataaccaAATAGGGATGAACTCATCATTATCTAAAACCCTCAACTCTATTCGATTTCTTGcgagtatttttttattattcggatgacatatttttgaaaatattatttttgattttattacatACTTGATGTTATgcttttataattataaaaatctcaaattatactctaattataaaatttcaaaatatatttttttaaattctacatctaatcatatcataacgtataatgaataaataaaaaagggagTGTTCTCAAAATAATAGCAATTGGTTTATTGATTTAGTTACCCCAATATTATAGtctcaaattagctagttttacgttataaattttcaaatatttttaaaaaattagtttcgagtaaagtttgaaattgtgttttgtcacaatatatatatatatatatatatatatatatatatatatattatttttaaaaaataaaacataaaacatgacTTATATCTATAAATTTAGCACAACATTATCATTTTTAGAACTAAATAATATACTACCtaaaaatcataacataatattttaataaaaactaCTAATAATTCAATGAGTAgctaatattttgaaatttgtgatttgatctttgaaatttttcaaaaactagACATATTCTATAACCAAAcaatttttgccaaaaaaattctaaaaaaaaaacaaaaaacatttcacattatttacaaatataaaGATTTAAATACAACTAAAGGACAGATATGCAATATGGGTAAAATGGAAGGACCTTATTGAAAGTAAACATGCATAAAAGGGGAACCCGGAATTCAAATCAAACAAATCggtcctcttcttcttcctctttcaCCCATTTCTCCCTCTAATTTACCACTGGGGAAAAATAGTAGTACTAATAATGAAGAGCTCAATAACAGTACTATTGCTGCTCGTGCTATTGTGCGCCATTTCCAACATTTCCATTGCTGTTATTGATGGTAATCTCTTTTAATTATTCCTTCCATTGATCATAATTTTCAGTATCTCCTTCTGCTGCTGATTTTTTTACTTATCTCTTTATGTATGTCATTTCTCGctatataatgattttttggTGCTCTAATATGGTTAACAACTGCGATTAATATAAACGTTCGTATTGTTTAACTGAAAGCTTGTTATTTGTGATAATGTATTTAAGTATTGAGATTTCAGTTTAACAATGGGGAAGAAATTGAGTAAACTAGATTCAcagttgtttttttaaaaaaaaatggttttcaTCTGCATTGGTGCTCAATTTAAAATGGAACTGTGTGctgcaaaatttatttatgcttCCAATAAAATTTTCTTCGTGTCCAGAATTCGAAGAGACTCGAGACACTACCATAATAGTACTTCGAAATACAGAAAAAATAGAcaatttgatggagaaaattggGAAAGTAAATGACTAATGGGCTGGTAGCAAGAGTCAGTTACGAGTAGCACAGTGAGGCCTTTAATTTCTGTGATAAATGTCTTTTCAGTTTTTTAAATGACCAAACAGTCCTTGACAGACCAGCTAGTTGGAGGTCATTTTTGTCATTTAACTATTATCAATTACTCAGACATCCAATGCACAAAAGTTTTTCACTCAAAAATATCTACTCCTATTGTTAATAACTTATACTcctgttttaaaataaaaaaatacacataTTCGAAAAAATAATGAAGGCATAGGTGAGAGAATGAGAAGTTTATTATCCATTTGGTTTATACAAGAAGAATGATTTGCTTAAAGATGTATGCATGTGCCTGTCGTTTCAACTGAAAGGGAAACCTACTGCAAGTAGTGTAGCACGAGCTGTGCACATGACACTGCTTACTAACTTTTTTAGTGACTCCtcttttggattttatgagTAAAAATGACCCATCAAACTTCAAAGTCTTGCAATTTGATTACGTAGGATTTTATTTTAGTGATTGGGGGAGTAAAGGAAAAGACACTTTTTGAGAAGAATTAGGTTTACTTTCACAGCTGCTTATGGGTTGTGCGTTAGCTGGCTCATCCCTAATAGTATTACATAGGACGCCAAAATTAATCAACCTATTATTGCACACAACGAGTTAAATGTTTTCTTTCCATGGGGGTTGGAAAAAAAGATTACGATATGGAgaattgaatttttaatgatAAGGCGAGAGTTTAGATAGTTAGTtagtttaattattaaattttaaagagtcaaatatatatagtaaGTACTGAAAATACTCTTAAATTTGGTTGAatcattagttttattttttaacttcttaAAAGTATCCATTTGTTTGACTAATTGAAATTAAATGCACCCTCGATCTTGCAACATGAGTGAAATACATTTCTAAATTGTCGTCAAGTTTAGggtaattttcaatatttttctcggttttttatttaaatcatgCTGCTACAAGAGTTTGAAATCACTTGTTATGTTACGTCGCATATTGAGGGTGTATCTAAGttaaattcatcaagtaaagggATGTTTTTAAGGTTGTCAATAgttcaaaaatgaaaataataatttgtggCAAGTCTAAAATTGTTTTCAATAATGATCTCGTTTAATATTTTCTCTGTCTCATTCCATACGACTCTTTTTCTTTGTAGTTCGTCTCAAAAAATATCACATTTACTATAATTAAGatcaattcaatttcaaaattctttattcttgataaaataatttacatattaataaaattatttatatttacaaaaatatctaaatattattttagatttcaaaataaaaaatttgaatattgtatttaattaaataatgttacataaataaaataggaggaagCGAGTATGATTATTTAGTTGAGTGGTTGGGTATAGTGCATATAATTCTACATAATTGCTTTGAAGTTTCATCTTTATCACTTACACactatatatgattattttattttgaatatttacgGGAATAGGTGGTGCAATAATAGGGACAATGAGTGATCACATTCTTATTATTGTTGTCCCTACTTTGGAATTTGGATTTTCCAGAGAAAACCTATTCCTCTCACCCATCATTTGCTCCTAAATATTACTTACAGATGAAGTATTCTCTTTAAAATATTCAGATCCTCGATATGAATGACTCTATTAACAATATTATTGTCTGTCCTTTTCAAATATGATactaatgtatatataaaatatcaataaagTTATGAAATGAATTTCGAATCTAAGTCAATTTCACTCGTGCTACAGGATTGTTAAAGAATGGAAACTTCGAAATGCCCCCATCGAAAGCGGACTTAAACGGCACGGAGGTTCTAAAGCACAACGCCATACCGGAATGGTCAATTTCCGGGTTCGTAGAGTACATAAAAGCTGGCCAAAAACAAGGTGATATGCTTCTAGTCGTACCCGAGGGCTACGCCGCGGTACGTCTAGGTAACGAAGCATCGATCAAGCAAATACTCAACGTTACAAAAGGAATGTACTATTCCTTAACGTTCAGTGCTGCTAGAACTTGTGCTCAAGAAGAACGTATCAACGTATCTGTTACACCTGATTTTGGAGTATTGCCTATCCAAACATTGTATAGTAGCAGTGGTTGGGACTCATATGCTTGGGCATTTCAAGCTGAATTTCCCCAAGTTGAGATCTTGCTTCATAATCCAGGTGTTGAGGAAGATCCTGCTTGTGGTCCTCTCATCGATTCGATCGCCATTCGTACTTTATATCCTCCTAGGGCCACTAATCGTAAGTTTTCCATCTCACTTGATATCATACTAAATACGAAGTTTAAGAAGGAACTATAATAATTTACACCAACGATAATTGATAAACAGAATCTAGAATAGACGTATGcttaaataattttactatataattcaattatttattaggtgaatatattatattgacTTGTGCTAGTATCTAGTTTTGGACACCTATAGATGAATAGTCACACACTAACACATGCCCAAAATAAAATGTGACCTTGCATGATTGTGATGTTGTCTGTTGGACCACTCTTATTATCTACTGCTTTTCTGGATGTAGGGTTTACACTTCTCTATCACtattaacttttaattaatattttgaaatactGTTTTACGCTATAGATATTGTGACAAAATACACATATcaatcattattatttaaaggACATAAAAAGTTGCTTCACATGAATTTTCATTACtcttttttaaattcattaattttgcTGTTGgattattgaaaattttcttttaaaagaaattgtgttgggaaaaatttaagttaaataaCACTATAAGGTTACTGACAATTTTTCGTATCTtcattttcatatttgagagattattattataaacatatgaagtctgaaaaagtcatttttttctattcaatttttaaataatcgAAAAATCTCATTTTCTCACTCTAAAATTATGTGcttgatttaattaatatggCGGAAAAAAGAGTGAATTTACATGTACTGCTGGGACCAGTTGTAAAAAAGGGACCCAAATTTTAATCCTTTGTTCATTTAGGTTCGTTTATTGATGCTACTTTCCCATTATTCAATTCGAAGAAATAATTTAGGTATTAAATTGCAAAAGGGCTGTTATGTGATTATATTATCGTAGGGTCATAgctaattcattatttatgtCATGCTCatttaagtatattttaattcataattaattgcTTATTCTATCCAAGTTCCTAACTTTGTTGCGTTTAATATATTGTCCTGCATTCTTAGATTTAATACATCAACGCACTATTACTCAATCGAAACTATTCTCTCGCAATTTATCCGATACCttttatgttttgttaaatCATGTAATTACTATGCAGAGAATTTGTTGAAAAATGGAGATTTTGAAGAGGGTCCATACGTATTCCCAAACACAAGTTGGGGAGTACTTGTACCACCAAACATTGAAGATGACCATTCCCCATTGCCAGCATGGATGGTTGAGTCCCTAAAGGCAGTAAAATACTTAGACTCTGACCATTTTTCAGTACCACATGGCAAGAGAGCCATAGAGTTAGTTGCTGGTAAAGAAAGTGCCATTGCTCAAGTTGCAAGAACCACAATTGGCAAAATGTATCAACTTAGTTTCAAAGTTGGAGATGCAAGTAATGCTTGTGAAGGTTCTATGATTGTTGAGGCCTTTGCTGGAAGGGATACACTTAAAGTCCCATATGAGTCTATGGGAAAAGGTGGATTTAAGCGTGCTATCCTCCGTTTCAAGGCCACTGCTAGCCGGACTAGGATCATGTTCCTTAGCACCTACTATCACACGAGGAGTGATGATTTTGTTTCCCTGTGTGGCCCTGTGGTCGATGATGTGACTCTCTTGAGTGTAAGGACCCATCGTCGAGTCCTCTAAGACATGTATTTTGATGAAATACGGTGGATTTTATGAGTTATGGTATGAGTAAATTTGGTTGTATCAATGAAGCAAAGAAGGTGGGAGCTCTATTTTATCTTACTTTTGGTTTGTTTACTGCTAGTGGCATTATCTTATGCATGTGTACTATACTAATGTCTAATGGAAGGCAAAGaagtatatatgatatatatattttgatgggTGTTGAGTGGTTTATGTATTACATTTTGGGTTTGACTTTGGGAGAACTCAAAAGTAGTTTGAGCAAATGATTATTGTAACACTAGAAATTCAAGCAACCATTGTCTTTTTAGTCAATAAAAAAGGTGGCTTGGATGAAGATTGAGTGGTTATATTTGTTAATTTACATTTACATTTGTAGAAATATAAGGTATCATTTAGCTTTACCTATCTCTGCCCCACTTAAAAACAAAGCATCTTAAGTTATACAAATCAGccattttggtatttttggtcTTTAGGCTTTGTACTATGGAATTGTGAATTAGAATCCATAAGGCAAAATGGAGGATTATTTGCATTGTATGGCCATTTGCTAGTTTacttttgtttaatttattcaCAATTTTACATcttcttattttgtttaattattcacaaatttcatttaattcttcATATGTTTGATACTCTTTAAGCATTATATTGGAGTAAAACGTATTTTACAGTATTgcataaaatttcaatatatatatatatatatatatatatatatacatatatacccGGTGGTTCACTTGATCATTTGACATGTTATAGTTATTTTGATTGGGCTGATTGCCCTACAACATTAGGACCACCATTCTCATTCAATGCATCGCCTTCTTTACTGGTATCCGCCGACCTTCTTTGATATACACAAGTGTTATGCAATGTCAATTTGGACAAGGTCCTACTCAATTGGTGATCCGTCCTTCATGTTAGACGATCAACAATGTTTACTTTACacttctttttgtattttttgtcaTTCTTCAAACATCAGTCTTTGCCTTTATAGTTGCAAATAACCGAAAATATTATTAGAATAGGACGAAATTAGACATGGAGGACACTAATTATTGCGCTAAATGGATCTTAAATGAGTGTAAATCTACCATACATCAGTTTATAAAGGTATATAGCATTTTCAGGGTTGGGTTTGATTTCCTTCTTGCTTATAGATGATTTTAGGTTGTAAACTATAATTCCTACACATTTATGAGAGGACAATACCCTCACCTgactggaaaaaaaaactaagagaaGTTAATACATACCCATTGATGGATAACTTTTGTTATTTGAAACACAAGCTCGTTGGTGGAGTATGAGCGACTAAGTGCTACTAGGAGATCATTAAAAATAAGTGTGCAGTAGTTAAAACACTGACATAATGTCCTCTGAAGTGAGAAATTTGCTCATCTTGTTATTTTCCAGCAATGTCTTAAGATTTTAGGAGTTGAGACTCTTGTCTTTGTTCGTACAGGTTGTAAAATATTGGTGGGTCACAATGgtagaaaaaaaggaaaattatatGGAATGACAAACATTCCtaagtaattatataataagggTATAGTtcaatttatttactttatataagtatagtttttttttgttataattaatgGGGTCTACCACCTATTATATAACCAATAGtataaaaacctttttttttttaactttgtatataattttacacAAAACAATATTCTCTCTCCTATTCATATTCCAACTTTTTATCCTACAATTAATACTTCTATCcgttttgaatttcaaattggtCCAAAATTCAATTACTCCCTCCTGAAGTTGAATTCAATTTCCGTAAGTATTCCTAAATTTTagtctttttcctctttttttccttattatacatttgtatatgttttctgtttcttatgttttttcatattttttgatgATCGATTGTTTGTTCTTTTTAGATCTAAAATTGGTCACACAATGAATGAATCATCTTCATCAAAGAGGATTACAAGAGGTATTCCATTGCATGTCAATTTTGTTGACAATTTACCATCGTTTTCAATGGGTTTAACTCAAGATTTTAGGGTTGATGTAGGGTCTATTGTAAAATCAAAACAAGTTAAACATGAACAAACAATGGAAGAATtgagatcaaagaaaaaaaatgaccttCGGCAGTTCAAGAAGTTATTAACAATGCCAAAGCTAGaggcattaaaattgtacaagGAGGAAGAAAGAGGAAAGCTGTAAACATTGATTCAGAGGAAAATGCATCTGAAGTTGATGGATCTGAAGAACATCATAATCATGAGGTAGTGGCTTAAAACACaaatttagataaaaaaattttgttacTTAGATgttaatatacaaaaatttattgtttaagtattgtatatagtatattgcatgtttagtaCACACAtgttttagttatatattttgtatatttgtttaattattatatgtgtttgtggattttattactttagacatactttaagttatgtataatgaatgaataatatactAAGTCTTTATAGTGGTAGTAGCATATTGTATATTTAAaggctcattattatttttgttttttttgtatatatatacaaaaagtaaTTGGACTTAGTTATACAGATTGGAAGATatcatatatgattataatttgtatattttattagttatatacaaattattgaagttaatatatattaagtttatatacatatacaaaaatttgTGTACATATATACTAAATTTTAATAGTGATAGTAGCGGATTGTATATTAAAGGCTCATTACTTTTTTtagtatacatatatacacaaagCAATTGGATTTAGTTAAATAgatgggaaaat is part of the Solanum pennellii chromosome 8, SPENNV200 genome and harbors:
- the LOC107028529 gene encoding uncharacterized protein LOC107028529: MKSSITVLLLLVLLCAISNISIAVIDGLLKNGNFEMPPSKADLNGTEVLKHNAIPEWSISGFVEYIKAGQKQGDMLLVVPEGYAAVRLGNEASIKQILNVTKGMYYSLTFSAARTCAQEERINVSVTPDFGVLPIQTLYSSSGWDSYAWAFQAEFPQVEILLHNPGVEEDPACGPLIDSIAIRTLYPPRATNQNLLKNGDFEEGPYVFPNTSWGVLVPPNIEDDHSPLPAWMVESLKAVKYLDSDHFSVPHGKRAIELVAGKESAIAQVARTTIGKMYQLSFKVGDASNACEGSMIVEAFAGRDTLKVPYESMGKGGFKRAILRFKATASRTRIMFLSTYYHTRSDDFVSLCGPVVDDVTLLSVRTHRRVL